ATATGTAATAAACCATTGCCCTTTAACAGTTTTTACAATACATTTTTCACCGCATCTACATACCACTTCTGGAATGGAAAATTCTTGAAGTGTTTCGGCCATATTGTTATTTATAAAATCACTTGCTAACTTGTCTTTAATGTCCCTTACGGCAATTCCCTCATATTCTCCACAATTTTCATTTAATATCCCCTTGTGAAATTCCTGTTTATAAATTGTATGTGTGGCATCCTCTAATTTTTCGTCCTTTTGGTTTGTTATGCCCATTTTTTCTACAATTTCCTTTGCAGGATATTTTCCATATCCATCTATTTTTATAAGGGATATTAATTCATCATCAGTTAATTCTTTATTAATGCTACTGTAGTAATCCCTAAGTGCTACAAAATCCTTTGGAGCATGTGCTGGAACACTCATTACACAGCCTGTTCCCATTTCGGAGCTCACAAAATCAGCAGGATATAGTGGAACCTCCTTATTATTTACTGGATTTATTACAATTTTTCCTACCAATTCCTCTCCCTTTATTTCTTTTATTAATTCTACTGTTCTATCTTGATTTTTAAGTTTATCTGAGGCTTCTTTACTTACTATCCAAATGCCATTATATTTTAACGATATTTCGTCGCTACCTTCCTCTTGGCTTTGCACTTCATCATAAACCTTTATTATGTGGTATGTATCATTTGGATTTATCCAAGCATTGACTACTCCATATATTGTTTCTGGTCTAAGTGTGGCCATTGGGATTATACATTCATATTCTTTATCTTCGCCGTCTATTTCGATATTTAATTTTGTTTTAAATTTCAACAATATATATTCTTGAAGTGTTGCCTCCTCCCCCTTTAATAAATCGTGGTCTTCCACAGGATTATCACAACTTGGGCAATATCTAACAGGGTGCGAACCTTTTACTATTAAATTTTTCTCTTTTAATTTTAAAAATTGCCATTCTACAAATTTTTTAAATGTTTCGTCATCTGTTTTAAAGTTCCTTCTCCAATCAAGAGCAAATCCCATTTTTTTAAATGATTCCGTAGCCTTTTTTGAAAAATAATTTACTATATTTTCTGGTGTTGTGAGTGTTTGGAGCTCCCCCATAGGAATATTATGAAGTTTGTTGTATGCCCAAATAGTTTCTGGTGCCTGTTTTTTTAGGAGCTCCGCCAATCCAATAATTGGGGTTCCACTAACATGAAAACCAAAAGTCCATAATACTGTTTTATTATTCATTCTTTGGTATCTTGCCGTTATTTCGGGAATTGTAAAAGTTCTTAAATGTCCAGCATGGAGCACTCCATTTAAATAAGGAAATGCTGCTGTAATAAAAAATTTATCTTTTTTTTCTTGTTCCGTATATTTTAATTTAGATGGATTTTCAAATATTTTATCTTCTTCCCATCTTTTTTGCCATTTTTCCGCAATCTTAACAAAATCAACGCTCATGTTATCAGTCCCTATATTTTTATAGTTCATTATAATTATATTGTTTCGTCATAATATGATATATAATATTATAGATTATATTTTATAATATTTTATATAATTCTTGTATAATTTATATTTTAAATATATTTTAACTTATATTTTTACAAAATATGCATATTTATCAAATAATATAAATAATAGATGTTATTACTTTTATAAATAATATAACTTGCTCAAAAACCTATTTAATAATAGCAATAGTTATAATAATAGTATACTATCATTATAATAATACTATAACAATATCAAGATAATTATGATTATAACAATTATAAAATAATTATTATCATAATATTAAATATTTTTTTAATATGCAGTTAATTAAACTATACGCATAAAACGGTGAAATGATGGAAAACTTTTCAGAATGGTATCATAATATACTTGAAACAGCTGGAATATATGATTTAAGATATCCTTTAAAAGGTTGCGGTGTTTATCTCCCCTATGGATTTAAAATAAGAAGATATGCATTTGAAGCCATAAGAGATATGCTTGACGAATCAAACCACGATGAAGCACTATTCCCAATGTTAATTCCAGAAGATTTATTGGCAAAGGAAGGAGAACATATTAAAGGATTTGAGGAGGAAGTTTATTGGGTTACACATGGGGGAACTACTCCACTTGATGTAAAACTTGCTTTAAGACCAACATCAGAAACTCCAATATATCACATGATGAAATTATGGATAAAAGTTCATACAGATTTGCCAATAAAAATATATCAAATTGTAAATTCATTTAGATATGAAACAAAGCACACCAGACCACTTATAAGATTAAGAGAAATAATGACCTTTAAAGAGGCACATACAGCACATTCCACTAGCGAAGAGGCTGAGGCACAGGTGCAAACTGCACTAAATATATATAAAACATTCTTTGATAGGATGGGAGTTCCTACAATTGTATCGCAAAGACCAGAATGGGACAAATTCCCCGGTGCAGATTATACAATGGCTTTTGATACTATATTCCCCGACGGAAAAACTATGCAAATTGGGACGGTGCATAATTTGGGGCAGCATTTTGCAAAAACTTTTGAATTGGAGTTTGAAACCCCGGAAGGAGGAAAAGACTACGCATACCAAACATGCTATGGTATTTCAGATAGAATAATAGCTTCAATAATAGCACTACACGGAGATGAAAAAGGGCTTATATTGCCACCAGAAGTAGCTCCGCACCAGATTATAATTATTCCATTATTATTTAAAGGAAAAGAAGAAATTGCAATGAATAAAGCAAAAGAAATATATAAATCACTTAAAAACACATACAGAGTAAAATTAGATGATAGAGATATAAGACCAGGCAAGAAATTTAATGACTGGGAATTAAAGGGAGCTCCCATAAGGATAGAGTTGGGACCAAGAGATATTGAAAATAATAAATTAACAATTTACAGAAGAGATACAGGCGAAAAATTCCAAATAGATGAGGATAATTTATTAAATGAGCTAAATACTCTTATTGATTCAATAGAAAATACAATTAAAGAAAAGGCAGAACAGAAAGTTAAATCTTTTATTACAATATTGGATAATCATGATGTTAATAACATTAAAGAAACATTATCCACCAAAAAAGGAGTTGTATTGGTTCCTTATGACGAAAATATATATACTGAGGAATTTGAGGAAGAAATTGATGCTTCTGTATTGGGGACTACTGAATATGATGGGAAAAAGTATATTTCTATTGCTAAAACATATTAATTATTTTTTTATCTTATTTTTTATTAATTTTTGCAATGCTCTGCTGAATTATTCGTGGGGGCAGGTCAGAATAATATTTTGGATTATTTTAATAATGTATTTTCTAAAAATTAGTAAATACTATTTCCAAGTTTTGGGAGCTCCCTCGTTGAAGCATACTCTAAACTTGTGAGCCGTTATCATTTTTTATCGCGAAGTGTTTTTTTTATATTATGTTGTAATGTTGTGGAGTATTTAACTATTCGGCATTCATTTCTTTCACATGATGATTTGCTAACTATTTCGGAATAGTCTTCCTACCAAAAAGATAAAAGATAAAAAATATAAATTATAATTATTTATATTGATGTATATTTAAGTGTAATTTTAATAAAACAGGCGATAATATGTTTGGCATTGCAAAAATTAAAGATAGGATTATAAAAAAAATTAAATCATTCGAAGGGTGGATTTCAGACGGTAATAATTATTTAGATGTTAAAGATTACAAAAATGCAGCGGATTGTTATTATAATGCACTAAATAAAAATCCAAATGATGATAAGGCATGGTATTCTATGGCTTATGCATTATATAAACTGGGAGATTATAAAGCTTCATTTGATGCGATTAATGAGGCTTTGAAGTTAAATCAAGATAATCCAACAAAATATCATTATCTAAAAGGTAGTATTTATTATGCTCTTGGCAGATATATTGATGAAGATGAATCCTATAATTTAGAAGATAATAAAAGTTACCTGGAAGAGGCTTTTACTAATCTAAATAGTTATTATGAACAAAATAGACAGAATACCTCCGCACTTATAAAAATGGGGAAGATATTGATATATTTTGGGGAATTTGAAAAAGCACATATTATTTTTAAAAAATGTTATAATTTAAATCCAAATAGTGTATGTAGAGATTTTATAAAAAATTATAATATTACAATTAAAAATATAGATAGTTTTGAATATATTGAAAGAGGATTATCTTTACTTAACAGCAAAAAATATATTGATGCAATAAAATATATCAATAAAGCATATGAATTAAATGAATTAAATGAGCTCCCAATATATTATAAAAGTTGTATTTATGAGTATTTTAGAGACTATAAAAAAGCACTATCTTGTATAGATACTTCTTTAAGAATGGTCGAGAGAGACATATTTTTTAGTAAAAAAGGAGATATTCTTTTTAAATTAGGAAAATACAACGATGCAATCAACTGCTATGAAAAAGCACTGGATATTAATGACGATTTACCTTATGCATACTTGGGGTTAGGTATATTATATTATAATATTGAAAAATATGATTTTGCCCTTGAATGCTTTGACAACTTATTTGAGCTATATATGGAGCATTTAACTGATGATGAGAAATATCTGATTACAACATATACACTCATTGGAATGGGGGACATCACCAACAATATTGATTTTTTTGAAGAAGCCCTTAATTATATTGATAAACAGATTAACAGAGATATGGATAATATAGATTTATGGAGTCTAAAAGGATATGTCTTATTTAAAATGGGAAAATATAGGGAAACACTTGGGGTATATAATAATGCGTTGAGTATAGACCCCACCAATATAGGAATATTAGAATCCATTGCCATCACTTATGAAAATCTTGGAAAATTTAATGATGCCATTAGAACATACGAAAAACTTTTAAAATTAAATCCGGACGACGAGAAATACATTAATGCAAAATACGGTGCTGAAAATTTAATGTTTGAAAATAAAACAACCCATAAAATCATCACATCACCATTGTTAAATGAAATTACCCTACATTATAAGATAAAAAATATTGAAATATATATTATGGAACTGGTAGTAAAATATGTAAATGAAAATAATCCTACGGTGGCCTACCATCTGCTTATACATTTGGAAGAATATATGGACAGTAATGAATTTCCAGAAATAGAGATATTAAAGAGAAAACTAATGATTGAGATATATAAATATATTGAGAATAAAAGAAATGTTGATGATTACACATTAAATCTTACTAAACAATTGCTGTTATCAATTAAAGAATATCAATAAAAAAAGGACATTATTATTATTATTATTATTTATATATTACATAAATTATTATGGTGACGCCATGAACAAAATCGGTGTAGTTTATGAGGATACGGGAATATCTGAATGTCAAATAATGTGTGATAAAAAAATAAGATTCGGGGAGTTTGTATTA
The window above is part of the Methanococcus aeolicus Nankai-3 genome. Proteins encoded here:
- a CDS encoding tetratricopeptide repeat protein → MFGIAKIKDRIIKKIKSFEGWISDGNNYLDVKDYKNAADCYYNALNKNPNDDKAWYSMAYALYKLGDYKASFDAINEALKLNQDNPTKYHYLKGSIYYALGRYIDEDESYNLEDNKSYLEEAFTNLNSYYEQNRQNTSALIKMGKILIYFGEFEKAHIIFKKCYNLNPNSVCRDFIKNYNITIKNIDSFEYIERGLSLLNSKKYIDAIKYINKAYELNELNELPIYYKSCIYEYFRDYKKALSCIDTSLRMVERDIFFSKKGDILFKLGKYNDAINCYEKALDINDDLPYAYLGLGILYYNIEKYDFALECFDNLFELYMEHLTDDEKYLITTYTLIGMGDITNNIDFFEEALNYIDKQINRDMDNIDLWSLKGYVLFKMGKYRETLGVYNNALSIDPTNIGILESIAITYENLGKFNDAIRTYEKLLKLNPDDEKYINAKYGAENLMFENKTTHKIITSPLLNEITLHYKIKNIEIYIMELVVKYVNENNPTVAYHLLIHLEEYMDSNEFPEIEILKRKLMIEIYKYIENKRNVDDYTLNLTKQLLLSIKEYQ
- the proS gene encoding proline--tRNA ligase, which codes for MENFSEWYHNILETAGIYDLRYPLKGCGVYLPYGFKIRRYAFEAIRDMLDESNHDEALFPMLIPEDLLAKEGEHIKGFEEEVYWVTHGGTTPLDVKLALRPTSETPIYHMMKLWIKVHTDLPIKIYQIVNSFRYETKHTRPLIRLREIMTFKEAHTAHSTSEEAEAQVQTALNIYKTFFDRMGVPTIVSQRPEWDKFPGADYTMAFDTIFPDGKTMQIGTVHNLGQHFAKTFELEFETPEGGKDYAYQTCYGISDRIIASIIALHGDEKGLILPPEVAPHQIIIIPLLFKGKEEIAMNKAKEIYKSLKNTYRVKLDDRDIRPGKKFNDWELKGAPIRIELGPRDIENNKLTIYRRDTGEKFQIDEDNLLNELNTLIDSIENTIKEKAEQKVKSFITILDNHDVNNIKETLSTKKGVVLVPYDENIYTEEFEEEIDASVLGTTEYDGKKYISIAKTY